The segment ATCTGGTCAATCCGGTTTGCCGCCATCTTGGCCCGGACATCAACCGCGACACCGTCGCTAACGTTCGGACGGCAGGGTTCGAGGTCAACAAAGTGTTCAATGTTTTCCTCGATGTGGTCAAGTTCATTGAGGCAACGGCCCCGGCAGAATAAAAAAAAGGTCGCCCGGAAGGGCGACCTTTCTTCAACTGAGGTTTGGCTTTAAAGACTACATGGAACCTTCAACAACCGTCAGGCCGACGGATTCCCAACCCTGCATACCGTTGCGATAGTACAGAATTTTGGAAGCCGGATAGCCTTCACGCAGCATGGCGCGAATAGCGGACGGAGATTGCCCGCACCACAAGCCGTTGCAGAACAACAGAACCTGCTTGGCTTTGCCGCAATCCCACTTGGCGCCCTTGGTGCAGCCAAGTTCATTCAAGCGGTCGGCGACCTGGGTGAAAGGAATGTTGACGGCCCCGGGGATGGTGCCACGAACGTGCCATTCAACGGTACGGGCGTCGATGATCAGACCGCCAGCGTCGATGTACTTGACGACTTCAAGCTCACCAACGGTGGCGACACCGGGTGCGACTTCCATGGGCTGAATGCAAAACGGCGGGCATTTGCGCGACGTCTTGGCGAAGGACGGGTTGATGGTTGCGTTGTTGTCCTGGTTACGTTTGATTTCAATCTTGCCGTCAGCGGTATTGGCGCTAATGGACATGATTTCTTTGGTAATGCGAACGTTTTCAGCCTGCGCCAGCATCGGGGCGAGGGCAAACACGAGGGCAAGTGCCAGTAATTTTTTCAATTTAGATCTCCCTGTTGATTATGCGAAATGTGAGTGTTTAGCAGTCGTCTTCACCAAGCTCTTCTTCAGCCGGTGGAGTTTCTTGTTCATCCGATTGCGCAATCTGGATGAGCGGAACCTGTTGGGCATGGGCCTGATTGATTTGCCAAAGGGGCAGCGCCGCCCCTGCGAAGAAAGAGCAAAGAGCAAGGCAAATCAGTTGTTTTTTAATCGTCATTTACAAAGGTCCATTCGGTTTTCTTCGTGGGCAAATGGGCGCGGCCTCCTGTTGGTTGAAACGGGAGGCCCATCCCTAGTCATTATTTTGATAACACATTGATTTAGAACATAAAATATCATATTTTTTGTGGTGTATTTTTATATCCCCAAAAATTGACTCTGCTTTTTATTTAACAACATTGGTTTAAAAGCAGATCAATATATTATTACAAATTTTTTCTGTTTAATGGTGTTGGTGTGAGAATTTTGACCTCTTGCCGGGGCTTTCATCAAAGGGTATTGCTGTTAGGGAACGAACCCTGATCGATGTGGAAGTCCTTATGGCGAAATTGACGCGGCGTGATTTTGGAAAACTGACGGCAGCCGGAGTCGCCAGTGCGGGTGTGACCGGCGTTGCCGGGCCAGCGATGGGTGAGGGGACTCCACTGGCATCCCTAACGTCGATTGTTTCCAGGCCAGCCGACCTGCCAGCGCCGAGTGGTCACCGGGTGGTTGTCGTTGGTGGTGGCTGGTCGGGACTGACCATCGCCAAATACCTTAAAATTCATGGACCCGAACTTGATGTGGTGCTGGTCGAGCGCCGGGCGCTGTTTGTCTCCCACCCCATAAGCGGCCTGTGGCTGGCCGGGATGGTAAATCTGGAAGCGATCACGTTCAGTTATCTGGACGCCGCCGCCAACAATCAATACGCCTACCTGAATGCCTCGCTGATCGATCTGGACAGGGAGGCCAAGAAAATTTACACCGACCAGGGTTGGCTCTCCTATGACGATCTGGTGATTTGTCCGGGGGTCGATTACGACTATGCCTCCATTGGTGTTGAAGACCCGGCCCATGAACAGCTGCTGAAAACCCGTTATCCAGCCGGTTTCGTTTCAGCCTCCGAACACGTGACCCTTTACAACAAGGTCAGGGATTTCAAGGGCGGGGTGTTCGTGTTGACAGCGCCGCCAGGTATCTAC is part of the Rhodospirillaceae bacterium genome and harbors:
- a CDS encoding rhodanese-like domain-containing protein, with the protein product MLAQAENVRITKEIMSISANTADGKIEIKRNQDNNATINPSFAKTSRKCPPFCIQPMEVAPGVATVGELEVVKYIDAGGLIIDARTVEWHVRGTIPGAVNIPFTQVADRLNELGCTKGAKWDCGKAKQVLLFCNGLWCGQSPSAIRAMLREGYPASKILYYRNGMQGWESVGLTVVEGSM